A DNA window from Zingiber officinale cultivar Zhangliang chromosome 3A, Zo_v1.1, whole genome shotgun sequence contains the following coding sequences:
- the LOC122051074 gene encoding uncharacterized protein LOC122051074 isoform X4, with protein sequence MSESDTMDCAWIVEFLLRQSDADKLTTEAFRTLPLPSPLSFRLRLAALLRRLTSDLSLGFPALHQLQAILEDTSAASSSFYGSLVEAYRAVAFDCLAEALSSSDRTLAAVVVTLCSRVAEIERDGSDVLASLPLRHLLEDVKAAASGSGSLLPERNAKNGASDAIRACLTAVLNDSGPSFLEKEALDKNATTSGEVCVEDEGDQPDVKMLDVNTGSRELESASMYKDVQSNVVQIDKNFHVTTPEYGKTVDAFKSSCTDLQAAVVDPLQCALKKAEEVLANRSVVRTFDAESNAIQYQQGVNRPTSSVEKEADNVETKGTSNNQVEQLNDAFKSNKDPLPEKQLNRTKKMLADAASNVGIKVTRKPSLMDKNPTAHTYEWGDDSIESTSETSETSSKKICLPSPRCTKPSPLTLMEKTNCGDRKRKKKWSQLEEDTLRNAVARFGKGNWKIILKTYTDILGDRTGVDLKDKWRNMTSTQR encoded by the exons ATGTCGGAATCGGACACCATGGACTGTGCGTGGATCGTGGAGTTCCTCCTCCGCCAGTCCGACGCTGACAAGCTCACGACGGAGGCCTTCCGCACGCTCCCCCTGCCTTCTCCTCTCTCCTTCCGCCTGCGTCTCGCCGCCCTCCTCCGCCGCCTCACTTCCGACCTCTCCCTCGGCTTCCCCGCCCTCCACCAGCTTCAGGCCATCCTTGAAGACACCTCCGCCGCGTCTTCTTCTTTCTACGGATCCCTCGTCGAAGCATACCGTGCGGTCGCCTTCGACTGCCTCGCCGAAGCTCTTTCCTCCTCCGATCGGACCCTCGCGGCCGTCGTCGTTACTCTGTGTTCCAGGGTGGCCGAGATCGAACGGGATGGATCCGACGTGTTGGCGTCTCTGCCTCTCAGGCATTTGCTGGAGGATGTAAAGGCGGCGGCGTCTGGTAGCGGCTCTCTTCTGCCTGAGAGGAACGCAAAAAATGGAGCATCGGATGCCATTAGGGCTTGTCTGACCGCTGTGTTGAATGACTCTGGGCCTTCCTTCCTTGAGAAAGAGGCTCTTGATAAGAATGCTACTACTTCAGGAGAAGTCTGTGTCGAGGACGAGGGTGATCAGCCAGATGTTAAGATGCTTGACGTTAACACGGGTAGCAGAGAACTAGAATCTGCATCGA TGTACAAAGATGTGCAAAGCAATGTAGTCCAAATTGACAAAAATTTTCATGTGACTACTCCAGAATATGGAAAAACGGTTGATGCTTTTAAATCAAGTTGTACAGATCTTCAGGCTGCAGTGGTTGATCCTCTTCAGTGTGCATTAAAGAAAGCAGAGGAGGTATTGGCTAATAGATCAGTTGTGAGGACCTTTGATGCTGAGTCAAATGCCATTCAATACCAGCAAGGTGTAAATAGACCCACCTCTAGTGTCGAAAAGGAAGCTGACAATGTTGAAACCAAGGGAACTAGTAATAACCAGGTGGAACAACTAAATGATGCCTTCAAATCAAACAAAGATCCGTTACCAGAGAAACAACTAAACAGGACTAAAAAGATGCTGGCAGATGCAGCAAGTAATGTTGGGATCAAAGTAACTAGAAAGCCAAGTCTAATGGATAAAAATCCAACTGCTCATACTTATGAG TGGGGAGATGATTCAATTGAGTCTACATCTGAGACGTCTGAAACTTCATCAAAGAAAATATGCTTACCTAGCCCAAGATGCACGAAGCCTTCTCCTTTGACTTTGATGGAAAAAACAAACTGTGGTGATAGGAAGCGGAAAAAAAAGTGGAGTCAGCTGGAAGAAGATACATTGCGAAATGCTGTAGCAAG GTTTGGAAAAGGTAACTGGAAGATAATACTGAAGACTTACACCGATATACTTGGAGATAGAACTGGG GTTGATTTGAAAGACAAGTGGAGAAACATGACAAG CACCCAACGATGA
- the LOC122051074 gene encoding uncharacterized protein LOC122051074 isoform X3, which translates to MSESDTMDCAWIVEFLLRQSDADKLTTEAFRTLPLPSPLSFRLRLAALLRRLTSDLSLGFPALHQLQAILEDTSAASSSFYGSLVEAYRAVAFDCLAEALSSSDRTLAAVVVTLCSRVAEIERDGSDVLASLPLRHLLEDVKAAASGSGSLLPERNAKNGASDAIRACLTAVLNDSGPSFLEKEALDKNATTSGEVCVEDEGDQPDVKMLDVNTGSRELESASMYKDVQSNVVQIDKNFHVTTPEYGKTVDAFKSSCTDLQAAVVDPLQCALKKAEEVLANRSVVRTFDAESNAIQYQQGVNRPTSSVEKEADNVETKGTSNNQVEQLNDAFKSNKDPLPEKQLNRTKKMLADAASNVGIKVTRKPSLMDKNPTAHTYEWGDDSIESTSETSETSSKKICLPSPRCTKPSPLTLMEKTNCGDRKRKKKWSQLEEDTLRNAVARFGKGNWKIILKTYTDILGDRTGVDLKDKWRNMTSSTQR; encoded by the exons ATGTCGGAATCGGACACCATGGACTGTGCGTGGATCGTGGAGTTCCTCCTCCGCCAGTCCGACGCTGACAAGCTCACGACGGAGGCCTTCCGCACGCTCCCCCTGCCTTCTCCTCTCTCCTTCCGCCTGCGTCTCGCCGCCCTCCTCCGCCGCCTCACTTCCGACCTCTCCCTCGGCTTCCCCGCCCTCCACCAGCTTCAGGCCATCCTTGAAGACACCTCCGCCGCGTCTTCTTCTTTCTACGGATCCCTCGTCGAAGCATACCGTGCGGTCGCCTTCGACTGCCTCGCCGAAGCTCTTTCCTCCTCCGATCGGACCCTCGCGGCCGTCGTCGTTACTCTGTGTTCCAGGGTGGCCGAGATCGAACGGGATGGATCCGACGTGTTGGCGTCTCTGCCTCTCAGGCATTTGCTGGAGGATGTAAAGGCGGCGGCGTCTGGTAGCGGCTCTCTTCTGCCTGAGAGGAACGCAAAAAATGGAGCATCGGATGCCATTAGGGCTTGTCTGACCGCTGTGTTGAATGACTCTGGGCCTTCCTTCCTTGAGAAAGAGGCTCTTGATAAGAATGCTACTACTTCAGGAGAAGTCTGTGTCGAGGACGAGGGTGATCAGCCAGATGTTAAGATGCTTGACGTTAACACGGGTAGCAGAGAACTAGAATCTGCATCGA TGTACAAAGATGTGCAAAGCAATGTAGTCCAAATTGACAAAAATTTTCATGTGACTACTCCAGAATATGGAAAAACGGTTGATGCTTTTAAATCAAGTTGTACAGATCTTCAGGCTGCAGTGGTTGATCCTCTTCAGTGTGCATTAAAGAAAGCAGAGGAGGTATTGGCTAATAGATCAGTTGTGAGGACCTTTGATGCTGAGTCAAATGCCATTCAATACCAGCAAGGTGTAAATAGACCCACCTCTAGTGTCGAAAAGGAAGCTGACAATGTTGAAACCAAGGGAACTAGTAATAACCAGGTGGAACAACTAAATGATGCCTTCAAATCAAACAAAGATCCGTTACCAGAGAAACAACTAAACAGGACTAAAAAGATGCTGGCAGATGCAGCAAGTAATGTTGGGATCAAAGTAACTAGAAAGCCAAGTCTAATGGATAAAAATCCAACTGCTCATACTTATGAG TGGGGAGATGATTCAATTGAGTCTACATCTGAGACGTCTGAAACTTCATCAAAGAAAATATGCTTACCTAGCCCAAGATGCACGAAGCCTTCTCCTTTGACTTTGATGGAAAAAACAAACTGTGGTGATAGGAAGCGGAAAAAAAAGTGGAGTCAGCTGGAAGAAGATACATTGCGAAATGCTGTAGCAAG GTTTGGAAAAGGTAACTGGAAGATAATACTGAAGACTTACACCGATATACTTGGAGATAGAACTGGG GTTGATTTGAAAGACAAGTGGAGAAACATGACAAG CAGCACCCAACGATGA
- the LOC122051074 gene encoding uncharacterized protein LOC122051074 isoform X1, translating to MSESDTMDCAWIVEFLLRQSDADKLTTEAFRTLPLPSPLSFRLRLAALLRRLTSDLSLGFPALHQLQAILEDTSAASSSFYGSLVEAYRAVAFDCLAEALSSSDRTLAAVVVTLCSRVAEIERDGSDVLASLPLRHLLEDVKAAASGSGSLLPERNAKNGASDAIRACLTAVLNDSGPSFLEKEALDKNATTSGEVCVEDEGDQPDVKMLDVNTGSRELESASMYKDVQSNVVQIDKNFHVTTPEYGKTVDAFKSSCTDLQAAVVDPLQCALKKAEEVLANRSVVRTFDAESNAIQYQQGVNRPTSSVEKEADNVETKGTSNNQVEQLNDAFKSNKDPLPEKQLNRTKKMLADAASNVGIKVTRKPSLMDKNPTAHTYEWGDDSIESTSETSETSSKKICLPSPRCTKPSPLTLMEKTNCGDRKRKKKWSQLEEDTLRNAVARFGKGNWKIILKTYTDILGDRTGVDLKDKWRNMTRFSLKFSFIQLLHWWIYSPIGETFSRESIGSMVCFSRHLSSTL from the exons ATGTCGGAATCGGACACCATGGACTGTGCGTGGATCGTGGAGTTCCTCCTCCGCCAGTCCGACGCTGACAAGCTCACGACGGAGGCCTTCCGCACGCTCCCCCTGCCTTCTCCTCTCTCCTTCCGCCTGCGTCTCGCCGCCCTCCTCCGCCGCCTCACTTCCGACCTCTCCCTCGGCTTCCCCGCCCTCCACCAGCTTCAGGCCATCCTTGAAGACACCTCCGCCGCGTCTTCTTCTTTCTACGGATCCCTCGTCGAAGCATACCGTGCGGTCGCCTTCGACTGCCTCGCCGAAGCTCTTTCCTCCTCCGATCGGACCCTCGCGGCCGTCGTCGTTACTCTGTGTTCCAGGGTGGCCGAGATCGAACGGGATGGATCCGACGTGTTGGCGTCTCTGCCTCTCAGGCATTTGCTGGAGGATGTAAAGGCGGCGGCGTCTGGTAGCGGCTCTCTTCTGCCTGAGAGGAACGCAAAAAATGGAGCATCGGATGCCATTAGGGCTTGTCTGACCGCTGTGTTGAATGACTCTGGGCCTTCCTTCCTTGAGAAAGAGGCTCTTGATAAGAATGCTACTACTTCAGGAGAAGTCTGTGTCGAGGACGAGGGTGATCAGCCAGATGTTAAGATGCTTGACGTTAACACGGGTAGCAGAGAACTAGAATCTGCATCGA TGTACAAAGATGTGCAAAGCAATGTAGTCCAAATTGACAAAAATTTTCATGTGACTACTCCAGAATATGGAAAAACGGTTGATGCTTTTAAATCAAGTTGTACAGATCTTCAGGCTGCAGTGGTTGATCCTCTTCAGTGTGCATTAAAGAAAGCAGAGGAGGTATTGGCTAATAGATCAGTTGTGAGGACCTTTGATGCTGAGTCAAATGCCATTCAATACCAGCAAGGTGTAAATAGACCCACCTCTAGTGTCGAAAAGGAAGCTGACAATGTTGAAACCAAGGGAACTAGTAATAACCAGGTGGAACAACTAAATGATGCCTTCAAATCAAACAAAGATCCGTTACCAGAGAAACAACTAAACAGGACTAAAAAGATGCTGGCAGATGCAGCAAGTAATGTTGGGATCAAAGTAACTAGAAAGCCAAGTCTAATGGATAAAAATCCAACTGCTCATACTTATGAG TGGGGAGATGATTCAATTGAGTCTACATCTGAGACGTCTGAAACTTCATCAAAGAAAATATGCTTACCTAGCCCAAGATGCACGAAGCCTTCTCCTTTGACTTTGATGGAAAAAACAAACTGTGGTGATAGGAAGCGGAAAAAAAAGTGGAGTCAGCTGGAAGAAGATACATTGCGAAATGCTGTAGCAAG GTTTGGAAAAGGTAACTGGAAGATAATACTGAAGACTTACACCGATATACTTGGAGATAGAACTGGG GTTGATTTGAAAGACAAGTGGAGAAACATGACAAG ATTTTCGTTAAAATTTTCGTTTATTCAATTACTGCACTGGTGGATATATTCTCCAATAGGTGAAACATTCAGCCGAGAGTCTATTGGATCTATGGTATGCTTCTCAAGGCATTTAAGCTCAACTTTATGA
- the LOC122051074 gene encoding uncharacterized protein LOC122051074 isoform X5, translating into MSESDTMDCAWIVEFLLRQSDADKLTTEAFRTLPLPSPLSFRLRLAALLRRLTSDLSLGFPALHQLQAILEDTSAASSSFYGSLVEAYRAVAFDCLAEALSSSDRTLAAVVVTLCSRVAEIERDGSDVLASLPLRHLLEDVKAAASGSGSLLPERNAKNGASDAIRACLTAVLNDSGPSFLEKEALDKNATTSGEVCVEDEGDQPDVKMLDVNTGSRELESASMYKDVQSNVVQIDKNFHVTTPEYGKTVDAFKSSCTDLQAAVVDPLQCALKKAEEVLANRSVVRTFDAESNAIQYQQGVNRPTSSVEKEADNVETKGTSNNQVEQLNDAFKSNKDPLPEKQLNRTKKMLADAASNVGIKVTRKPSLMDKNPTAHTYEWGDDSIESTSETSETSSKKICLPSPRCTKPSPLTLMEKTNCGDRKRKKKWSQLEEDTLRNAVARFGKGNWKIILKTYTDILGDRTGVDLKDKWRNMTR; encoded by the exons ATGTCGGAATCGGACACCATGGACTGTGCGTGGATCGTGGAGTTCCTCCTCCGCCAGTCCGACGCTGACAAGCTCACGACGGAGGCCTTCCGCACGCTCCCCCTGCCTTCTCCTCTCTCCTTCCGCCTGCGTCTCGCCGCCCTCCTCCGCCGCCTCACTTCCGACCTCTCCCTCGGCTTCCCCGCCCTCCACCAGCTTCAGGCCATCCTTGAAGACACCTCCGCCGCGTCTTCTTCTTTCTACGGATCCCTCGTCGAAGCATACCGTGCGGTCGCCTTCGACTGCCTCGCCGAAGCTCTTTCCTCCTCCGATCGGACCCTCGCGGCCGTCGTCGTTACTCTGTGTTCCAGGGTGGCCGAGATCGAACGGGATGGATCCGACGTGTTGGCGTCTCTGCCTCTCAGGCATTTGCTGGAGGATGTAAAGGCGGCGGCGTCTGGTAGCGGCTCTCTTCTGCCTGAGAGGAACGCAAAAAATGGAGCATCGGATGCCATTAGGGCTTGTCTGACCGCTGTGTTGAATGACTCTGGGCCTTCCTTCCTTGAGAAAGAGGCTCTTGATAAGAATGCTACTACTTCAGGAGAAGTCTGTGTCGAGGACGAGGGTGATCAGCCAGATGTTAAGATGCTTGACGTTAACACGGGTAGCAGAGAACTAGAATCTGCATCGA TGTACAAAGATGTGCAAAGCAATGTAGTCCAAATTGACAAAAATTTTCATGTGACTACTCCAGAATATGGAAAAACGGTTGATGCTTTTAAATCAAGTTGTACAGATCTTCAGGCTGCAGTGGTTGATCCTCTTCAGTGTGCATTAAAGAAAGCAGAGGAGGTATTGGCTAATAGATCAGTTGTGAGGACCTTTGATGCTGAGTCAAATGCCATTCAATACCAGCAAGGTGTAAATAGACCCACCTCTAGTGTCGAAAAGGAAGCTGACAATGTTGAAACCAAGGGAACTAGTAATAACCAGGTGGAACAACTAAATGATGCCTTCAAATCAAACAAAGATCCGTTACCAGAGAAACAACTAAACAGGACTAAAAAGATGCTGGCAGATGCAGCAAGTAATGTTGGGATCAAAGTAACTAGAAAGCCAAGTCTAATGGATAAAAATCCAACTGCTCATACTTATGAG TGGGGAGATGATTCAATTGAGTCTACATCTGAGACGTCTGAAACTTCATCAAAGAAAATATGCTTACCTAGCCCAAGATGCACGAAGCCTTCTCCTTTGACTTTGATGGAAAAAACAAACTGTGGTGATAGGAAGCGGAAAAAAAAGTGGAGTCAGCTGGAAGAAGATACATTGCGAAATGCTGTAGCAAG GTTTGGAAAAGGTAACTGGAAGATAATACTGAAGACTTACACCGATATACTTGGAGATAGAACTGGG GTTGATTTGAAAGACAAGTGGAGAAACATGACAAG GTGA
- the LOC122051074 gene encoding uncharacterized protein LOC122051074 isoform X2, which translates to MSESDTMDCAWIVEFLLRQSDADKLTTEAFRTLPLPSPLSFRLRLAALLRRLTSDLSLGFPALHQLQAILEDTSAASSSFYGSLVEAYRAVAFDCLAEALSSSDRTLAAVVVTLCSRVAEIERDGSDVLASLPLRHLLEDVKAAASGSGSLLPERNAKNGASDAIRACLTAVLNDSGPSFLEKEALDKNATTSGEVCVEDEGDQPDVKMLDVNTGSRELESASMYKDVQSNVVQIDKNFHVTTPEYGKTVDAFKSSCTDLQAAVVDPLQCALKKAEEVLANRSVVRTFDAESNAIQYQQGVNRPTSSVEKEADNVETKGTSNNQVEQLNDAFKSNKDPLPEKQLNRTKKMLADAASNVGIKVTRKPSLMDKNPTAHTYEWGDDSIESTSETSETSSKKICLPSPRCTKPSPLTLMEKTNCGDRKRKKKWSQLEEDTLRNAVARFGKGNWKIILKTYTDILGDRTGVDLKDKWRNMTRKKVLV; encoded by the exons ATGTCGGAATCGGACACCATGGACTGTGCGTGGATCGTGGAGTTCCTCCTCCGCCAGTCCGACGCTGACAAGCTCACGACGGAGGCCTTCCGCACGCTCCCCCTGCCTTCTCCTCTCTCCTTCCGCCTGCGTCTCGCCGCCCTCCTCCGCCGCCTCACTTCCGACCTCTCCCTCGGCTTCCCCGCCCTCCACCAGCTTCAGGCCATCCTTGAAGACACCTCCGCCGCGTCTTCTTCTTTCTACGGATCCCTCGTCGAAGCATACCGTGCGGTCGCCTTCGACTGCCTCGCCGAAGCTCTTTCCTCCTCCGATCGGACCCTCGCGGCCGTCGTCGTTACTCTGTGTTCCAGGGTGGCCGAGATCGAACGGGATGGATCCGACGTGTTGGCGTCTCTGCCTCTCAGGCATTTGCTGGAGGATGTAAAGGCGGCGGCGTCTGGTAGCGGCTCTCTTCTGCCTGAGAGGAACGCAAAAAATGGAGCATCGGATGCCATTAGGGCTTGTCTGACCGCTGTGTTGAATGACTCTGGGCCTTCCTTCCTTGAGAAAGAGGCTCTTGATAAGAATGCTACTACTTCAGGAGAAGTCTGTGTCGAGGACGAGGGTGATCAGCCAGATGTTAAGATGCTTGACGTTAACACGGGTAGCAGAGAACTAGAATCTGCATCGA TGTACAAAGATGTGCAAAGCAATGTAGTCCAAATTGACAAAAATTTTCATGTGACTACTCCAGAATATGGAAAAACGGTTGATGCTTTTAAATCAAGTTGTACAGATCTTCAGGCTGCAGTGGTTGATCCTCTTCAGTGTGCATTAAAGAAAGCAGAGGAGGTATTGGCTAATAGATCAGTTGTGAGGACCTTTGATGCTGAGTCAAATGCCATTCAATACCAGCAAGGTGTAAATAGACCCACCTCTAGTGTCGAAAAGGAAGCTGACAATGTTGAAACCAAGGGAACTAGTAATAACCAGGTGGAACAACTAAATGATGCCTTCAAATCAAACAAAGATCCGTTACCAGAGAAACAACTAAACAGGACTAAAAAGATGCTGGCAGATGCAGCAAGTAATGTTGGGATCAAAGTAACTAGAAAGCCAAGTCTAATGGATAAAAATCCAACTGCTCATACTTATGAG TGGGGAGATGATTCAATTGAGTCTACATCTGAGACGTCTGAAACTTCATCAAAGAAAATATGCTTACCTAGCCCAAGATGCACGAAGCCTTCTCCTTTGACTTTGATGGAAAAAACAAACTGTGGTGATAGGAAGCGGAAAAAAAAGTGGAGTCAGCTGGAAGAAGATACATTGCGAAATGCTGTAGCAAG GTTTGGAAAAGGTAACTGGAAGATAATACTGAAGACTTACACCGATATACTTGGAGATAGAACTGGG GTTGATTTGAAAGACAAGTGGAGAAACATGACAAG GAAGAAGGTTTTAGTTTAG